CTGTTCACCGTCGGCGGGCGTTTCGACGCCGAGGTGCGGCTGACACGGGACGGCTGGCGGTTCAGCCGGATGGCGGTGCGGCCGGTGTGGACGCAGGGACGGCCGCCGGCGGTGGATCGGTCGCCCGCCGAGCGATGACTTCCGGGCGGGGTCGCGGTCTTCAGTGCAGTTGAGTTCAATGCACTTACCCATCAGTGCAGTTGCGGCACAGTCGACCGGACCGGACAGCAGGAGCCTTCTCATGCGTATCGTCATCAGCGAGTTCATCAGCCTCGACGGCGTCGTCCAGGCCCCCGGCGGGCCCCAGGAGGACACCGACGGCGGATTCGCCCACGGAGGCTGGTCGCACCCCTTCTTCGACCCGGAGGTCGTCGGCGGGGCCTTCAACGCCGCGCTGGAGGAGGCCGAGGCCCTGCTGTTCGGGCGGCGGACCTGGCAGACGATGGCCGGGGCGTGGCCCGAGCGGGCCGGCGACCCGTTCGCCGACCGGATGAACTCCATCCGCAAGTACGTCGTCACCGGCACCCTCGGGGACGACGACACCAAGGCGTGGGACAACACCACCCGCGTCCCGGCCGCCGACGCCGTCGCCGAGCTGCGCGAACTGGCCGCCGCCGAGGGCGGGGTCCTGCTGGTGATGGGCAGCCCGACCCTCGCCCGCACTCTGCTGGGCGAGGGTCTGGTGGACGAGCTGCGGCTGATCGTGATGCCGGTGATGCTGGGCGGCGGCAAGTCGATCTTCCCGGACGACGGCACGAAGGCCGCCTTCGAACTGGTCTCGACGACCGCCTCGGACACGGGCGCCCAGGTCTGCGTCTACCGGCGGGCCACCCCCCAGTAGACCGGGGCGTGGACGAGGAGCGGATGGCGGCCTAGGCTCGACCCCACAGGATCTCTGACTGAGTCAACCATCCGGAGTGGGGCCGATCATGACCGTGCAGGACATCCGCTCCTTCAACCGCTTCTACACCCACCTCATCGGCGCCCTCGACTACGGCCGCCACCTGTACGCCCCGTACACCCTCACCGAGTCCCGTGTCCTGTACGAGCTCGCCCACTCGCCGCGCACGGACGCCGCCGACCTGCGTGTCGAGCTGCACCTGGACGCCGGATATCTGAGCCGCATCCTGAACAGGTTCGAGCAGGACGGGCTGATCGAGCGGACGCCCTCCGAGCGGGACACGCGCCGACGGCGGATCACCCTGACCGCGCGGGGCCGGGAGACCGCCGGCCTGCTGGACGAGCGGGCGCATCGGGCCGTCGAGGAGCTGCTGGCCACCGTGCCGCCCATGGAGCGGGGGCGGCTCGCCGAGGCGCTGCGGACGGTACGGACGGTCTTGGGCGGCGATCGGACCCCGGGCCCCGGGGACGTGGTGCTGCGCGAGCCGGGCCCCGGCGACCTGGGCTGGATCGTGCAGCGCAACGCCGCGCTGTACGCCGCCGAGTACGGCTGGAACAGCGACTACGAGGGGCTGGTCGCCCGGATCGTCGCGGACTTCGCACAGGGGCACGATCCGCGCCTGGAGCGGGTCTGGATCGCCGAGCTGGACGGGCGTCCGGTGGGGTGCGTGATGTGCGTACGGGACGAGGCGCCGGCCACCGCCCGGCTGCGGCTGCTGCTGGTCGAACCGGACGCGCGGGGTCTCGGCATCGGCGACCGGCTGGTGCGGTCGGTCGTCGACTTCGCGCGCGGGGCCGGCCACCGCGAACTCGTGCTGTGGACGAACGACGTGCTCACCGCCGCCCGCCGGCTCTACCAGCGGCACGGTTTCGCCCTGGTCGCCGAGCGGCCGCACCGCTCGTTCGGCAGGGACCTGGTGGGCCAGGACTGGCGGCTGGAGCTGCGCCCGCGCCCGGAATGACACGGCACCGAAGTGACGGGAGGGCCCCGCGTATATGAAGCTGGGTACATGAAGCTGGCGTTCTCCACCCTCGGTGTCCCCGGCCTTCCCCTGCCGGACGTCCTCCGACTCGCGACCGAGCACGGCTACCACGGCGTGGAACTGCGTGCGCACCCCGAAGAGCCGGTGCACCCCGGCATCGGGGCCGCCGAACGGGCGGACGTCGCCGCCGAGTTCAAGGCGTCCGGCGTCGAGCTGCTCGGTGTCGCCGGGTACACGCGCGTGGCGGCTCCGGGCGACGACGAGCCCGTGCTCGCCGAACTGCGCGCCCTGATCGACCTGGCCGGCGACCTGGGCGCGCCGTACGTCCGGGTCTTCCCCGGCGGTACGGCGGAGCAGGAGGCCGGGGAGGCCGACGCGATCGCGGCCCGCCGCCTCGGCACGGCCGCCGAGTACGCCGGCGACGCGGATGTGCGCATCCTGCTCGAAACCCACGACTCGCACCGCACCGGCGCCGACGCGATGCGGGTGCTGGGGCTGGTCGGCCACCGTCGGGTCGGCGCGCTGTGGGACCTGATGCACACCTGGCTGGGCGGCGAGCAGCCCTCGGAGACGTACGCGGCCCTCTCCCCCTACCTCGGCTACGTCCAGGTCAAGGACATCGCCTCGGCCGACGACAGGGCTCCGCTCCCCCTCGGCGCCGGCGTGCTCCCGCTCGCCGAGACCGTGGAGCTGCTCTCCCGGCACGGCTGGGACGGCTGGCTGTGCTGGGAGTACGAGAAGCGCTGGTACGAGGACGCGGTGCCGCTGCCCGACCTGCTGGGCGCGGGCCGCGACCATCTGGCGCGTCTGCTCAACGACTCGGCCTGATCCCGTACGGCGCCGGCGGGCCGGTCAGCAGGGCGGACGGCCGCGCAGCTCGGCGAGCGCCTCGTGGAAGCCGGGGAAGGTCTTCCGTACGCGGCCCGGGTCGTCGTACGTGATCCCCGGCGTCCGCAGGCCGGTCACCGCGAAGGACATCACGATGCGGTGGTCGCCGTAGGTCTTGATGTCGGCGGCCACGGGCCGGCCCGGCCGGATCTCGATCCAGTCGGGGCCGGTGGACACGGCCACGCCCAGCCGCCGCAGGTTTTCCGCGCACGCCTCCAGGCGCTCGCACTCCTTCACGCGCGTGTGGGCCACGTCCTCGATGCGGACCGGGCCGGAGGCGAAGGGCGCGGTCGCGGCCAAGGTCGGCATGGTGTCGGAGATGTCGCGCATGGTGACCGTGAGGCCGTCCAGGCGGCCCGTGCCCCGGACCGTGGTGCGGTCCGCGGCCACCTCCACGTGCGCGCCCATCCTGCGCAGTACGTCCACGAAGGCCAGATCGCCTTGCAGCGCGCCCTCGCCGAGTCCGGGGAGGGTCACCTCGCCGCCGGTCAGCGCGGCGGCCGTGAAGAAGGAGCCGGCGGTGGAGGCGTCCGGTTCGATCGCCTACGTCGTGGCGCGGTAGCCGCCGCCCGACGCGTCCGCGGACCGCGCCCGCGACTCCGTCCCGCGCCCGGCGTCTCCCTCCTGACGGCGCACCACCCTCCTCGTCGCACTCTCCATGCCGCCACTGCTCGGCCCTGCCGTCGTCCCTCGGGCACCCGGTCCGCGGTGGCGGGAACCCGAGTCGGGTTCCGCTCGTCCAATGCGCGGCTGCCGGATGAGTCTCCGCGTTGCGGTGTCGGCCCTCGCCGCCGGCTGCGAGGGCCGGCCACCCTCTCCGCCGTACCGCGGCCGGCGGTCCGCCGCCATCGGCGCGCCCCCCTCCATGCGCCGATGGCGGCCCCTCGTCCGGCCGGGGCTGTGCGTCCCCTTGACCGGCAGAAACTTCCCGGATATTGGTGGCCCTTTGGAAGTTTCCTTCAGCGATCTCCTCCGGAAGGAGCGCACGTGCACCACGCCAGCACGCCTAGCGCAGGAAACACCTCTGCCACCCCCTCCAGACGTACCGTCCTCGCCGCCACCGCGGGCGTCACCGCGGCCCTGACGATCGGTCAGGGCAGCGCCCACGCCGACGACGACCGACGCCTTCGGGGGCTCATCTCCCGGATGAGCCTGGAGGAGAAGGTCGGCCAGCTGTTCGTCTCCCGGGTCTACGGCCACTCCGCCACCGCCCCCGACCAGGCCGACATCGACGCCAACCTGAGGGAACTCGGCGTGCGCACGGCCGCCGAACTGCTCGCCAAGTACCGTCTCGGCGGCATCATCTACTTCGCGTGGGCGCACAACACCCGCGCCCCGCACCAGATCGCGGACCTGTCGAACGGCATCCAGAAGGCCTCCCTCGACCTCCCGCGCGGCCTGCCCGTGCTGATCTCCACGGACCAGGAACACGGGATAGTGGCCCGCGTGGGCAAGCCGGCGACGCTGTTCCCCGGCGCGATGGCCGTCGGCGCCGGCGGCTCGCGCGCCGACGCCCGCACCCTCGGCCGGATCGCCGGCGAGGAACTGCGCGCGATGGGCATCCGGCAGGACTACGCCCCCGTCGCCGACGTCAACGTCAACCCCGCCAACCCGGTCATCGGCGTCCGCTCCTTCGGCTCCGACCCGGACGCGGTCGCCGGGCTGGTCGCGGCGGAGGTCGCCGGGTACCAGCGCTCGAAGGTCGCGGCGACCGCCAAGCACTTCCCGGGTCACGGCGACACCGAGGTCGACAGCCACTACGGCTTCCCCGTCATCGAGCACACCCGGGAGCAGTGGGGGACGATCGACGCTCCCCCGTTCCGGGCGGCGATCAAGGCCGGCATCGACTCGATCATGACCGCCCACATCATGGTCCCGGCGCTGGACGCCTCCGGCGACCCGGCCACGCTCTCCCGCCCGATCCTCACCGGCATCCTGCGCGAGGAGCTGGGCTACGACGGGGTCGTGGTCACCGACTCCCTCGGCATGGAGGGCGTGCGTACGAAGTACGGCGACGACCGGGTGCCGGTGCTGGCGCTGAAGGCGGGCGTGGACCAGCTGCTCAACCCGCCCAAGCTCGACGTCGCCTGGAACGCGGTCCTGAAGGCCGTGCAGGACGGCGAGCTCACCGAGGAACGGCTCGACGAATCGATCCTGCGGGTGCTGCGGCTGAAGTCGAAGCTGGGGCTGTTCGCGGAGCCGTACGTCAGCGCGCGGGGCGTCGACCGCGCCGTCGGCACCGAGGCGCACCTCGCCGCCGCCGACCGGGTCGCCGAACGCACGACGACCCTGCTCGTCAACGAGGGCGGACTGCTGCCCCTGTCCCCGCGTGAGCACCCCAGGCTGCTGGTGGTCGGCGCCGACCCGGCCTCGCCGTCCGGCACGACGGGCCCGCCCACCGGCGTCCTCGCGGCCGCGCTGACCGAACTCGGCTTCACGGCGACCGCGTTGTCCACCGGCACCGCGCCGTCCGCGGCGACCGTCGACCGCGCCGTCGCCGCGGCCCAGGACGCGGACGCGGTGGTCGTGGGGACGTACAACGTCACGGCGACCAGCTCGCAGAAGACGCTGGTCGAGCGGTTGCTGGCGACCGGGAAGCCGGTGGTCGCGGTGGCCGTCCGCAATCCGTACGACGTGGCCCAGCTGCCGGGCGTACGCGGCTACCTGGCGTCCTACTCCTGGACGGACGTGGAGCTGCGGGCGGCGGCCCGGGTCATCGCCGGTCAGGTCCGGCCGCGCGGCAAGCTGCCGGTGCCGGTGCAGCGGGCGGACGATCCGGCGCGGGTGCTGTATCCGCTCGGGCACGGGTTGTCGTACTAGGCGGCGAACGGACGTAGTGTGCGGTACGCCGCGCTCCCGGCGTACCACCCCCAAACTGGCGCAAAGCGCGCCGCGTGTCTGGCGTGGGCCCGCTGTGGCGGGTCACGCTGGACGGGGTGGGGGGAATGACCATGCGTGGCGGACGGTGTGCGGGGGTGGTGCTGGCGGCCCTGCTGATGGCCTGTCAGAGCGAGGCGGCGGAGCACGGCCCGGGGCCCGGCCCGTCACCGACGCCGGCCCGGTCCTCGGGGTTCGGGGCCGTGTTCCTGGCGGTCGACGAGTGCAGTTCGTTCGGTACGACGAGCTTCACCGAGGTGCCCTGCTCCGGTGAGCGCGCGGCGGCGCGGGTCGTGGCACGCCACGACGGCAGGGCCGGCGACGGACCGCCGTGCCCGGCGACCACGGACTTCGTGCTGCACATCAGCGAACGGCGCCCCTCCCACGACGAGGACGGCGACGGCGTCGTCCCGCGGGGCTACGCCTGCATGCGCTCCCTCCAGCCCCCGCACCCCGGCGACCCGGGCGGCGGCGGGGGCCCGCGCACCATCGTCGGGGACTGTCTGTACGACGCCGGGGACGGGCAGGTGCGGGAGACGGCGTGCGACAGCACCGGTCGCGGCCGGCCCGAGTACCAGGTGACGGAGGCGGTCCCCGCCCGCGTCGACTGCCCGGCCACCACGGCGCTGTACGTTCACCTGGGCGGCGAGAACCCGGTGGGCTGCGCCCGCAGGACGGGGTGACGGTGGCCTTCAGCCCCGACGGCCGCACCCTCGCCACCGGCAGCGCCGGCATGACCGCCCGGCTGTGGACCACCGGCCTGCTCGACCCGGCCGAGGCGATCCGGGCGGTATGCCGTCGCGTCGTCCGGGATCTCACCCAGGACGAACGGACGGCATACCTCTCGGGTCGCGAGACGGGGCACGTCTGCCCGGCGGGCTGACGTGCCGGAAACGGGCCCTACGGCCGCAGTGTGCGCTCCGCGCCGCGCTTGTCGAGGCGGGCGTCGTACTCGGCCAGCGGCCTGGCGGCGGCCGGGTCGTCCGCGACGGCCGTGGAGGCCACGCCCGCCCACGTCAGGATCTTCGCCGTGGCCAGCGCCTTCTGCTGCTCCGGAAGGCCCGCCACGTTGGCGCCGTGGTTGGCGCCGGGGGCGGTGAAGACGTAGGAGTCACGCGCGCCCTTGCCGAGGCGGAACGGCTCGGCGCCCCACGGGTCGTTCTCGCCGTAGACGAAGAGCATGTGCCGCGCGTTGTTCCGGACCCAGACGTCGACGTCCTTCATCGCGCTCGGCTGGAACTTCATCGGGATCGACCGCGGCACGAAGTACCGGGGCGGCAGGTAGCCGTAGCGGATGTACTGCTTCTCGATGTGCGGGAAGACGATCGTCGGCGCGCCCAGCTGCGTGCCCGCCTGGTAGTAGTACGGCGTGTACGGCGCCAGGCCCTGGTCGGTGTAGAAGGAGAACCCGGCGACCGTGTCGATGGAGTTCCAGATCTCCTCGTCGGTCGCGTCCTTCGCGTCCGCCGGGATGGTGTCGCAGTCGGACAGCAGGCCGTACTGCCAGAAGCCCCAGACGTAGTCGAGGACGGTCGCCTCGTAGGCCTTGTCGAGGCTGCCGACGGTGTCGAAGGTGTAGCCGTTCTCGGCCGCGTACGCCTGGTACCGCGCCTCCAGCGGCTCCCGGCGCACCAGCGCCTCGCGCTGCACGCCGTTCAGCCGGTCGCGGCACTCCTGGGTGCCGACGGTGGCGAAGAAGCGGTCGTAGGCCGAGTCCTCGTTGTTCACCACGTCGTTGGGGGCGACGTAGGCGACGACGCCGTCCATGTCGCGCGGGTAGAAGCGCTCGTAGTAGGTGGCGGTCATGCCGCCCTTCGAACCGCCGGTGGAGATCCAGTTCTTGGTGTAGAGGGGTTTCAGCGCCGTGAAGATGCGGTGCTGGTCGCTGGCGGCCTGCCAGATGTCCAGCTTCGTCCAGTCGGCCGGGCTGGGCCGGGACGGCGTGAAGAAGCGGTACTCCATGGAGACCTGGTTGCCGTCGACGATCTGGGTCGGCTCACGGCGGCTGGGGTTGGTGGAGACGTTGTAGCCGCTGGTGTGGAAGACCGTCGGCCGCGAGACGTCCTTGTGCAGCACCGTGATCCGCTGCTGGAACGTGCCCTTGGCGGGCGCGCGGTGGTCGACCGGCTGGGTGTAGTTGAGGACGAAGAAGCGGTAGCCGGGGTACGGCTTCTCCTCGATCAGGCTCATGCCGGGTATGGAGAGCAACCGATCCTTGATGTCGGTGGCCTCCGGCTGGGCCGCGGTGGCCGCCCCCGCCGTGCTCAGCGTGCCTATGAACACGGTGAGCGCGAGCAGCCATCTGAGCGCCTTGCGCATGCACCCTCCCTGTGAGAACAGATGTGCGCCGGAAGCTATCGGAGCAACACACCTGTGCACCAGGGCGGTTGACGAACCAGCAGGTCAGCAGGTCAGCAGGTCAGCAGGTCAGCAGGTCAGCAGGTCAGCAGGTCAGCAGAGGATCCAGCCGGAGCTGACCGAGCCTCTCCCCACCGCGCCCTTCACCCACACGCAGCGCTGCCCGGCGTGCACGGTCACCGGTCCCGCGCGGTGCGCGTACCGGCCCTCGTCGACGACGGGGCGGTTGCCGCGCGCCTGCACGCTGACCATCATCGGCCGCTTCGGGCCGGGGTTCTTCGGGAGGGTGACGGCGCAGACGTACCCGCCGCGCTTGTAGACGTGCACGGCTCCGGTGGAGAACGGCAGCGTCCTGACCTTGCGTCCGGCGCAGTTCGACGCCGCCGCGTGCGCCTCCGCCGGCGCGGTGAGCGCCAGCAGCCCGGACGCGGTCAGCACGGCCACGCCGAGCGCCGTCCGACGTCGTATCGCACCCGTGTCCACAGTCGTCCCCTCCGCGCGCCCCTCGGATCGACGTACGGATG
This region of Streptomyces chromofuscus genomic DNA includes:
- a CDS encoding WD40 repeat domain-containing protein translates to MAFSPDGRTLATGSAGMTARLWTTGLLDPAEAIRAVCRRVVRDLTQDERTAYLSGRETGHVCPAG
- a CDS encoding dihydrofolate reductase family protein codes for the protein MRIVISEFISLDGVVQAPGGPQEDTDGGFAHGGWSHPFFDPEVVGGAFNAALEEAEALLFGRRTWQTMAGAWPERAGDPFADRMNSIRKYVVTGTLGDDDTKAWDNTTRVPAADAVAELRELAAAEGGVLLVMGSPTLARTLLGEGLVDELRLIVMPVMLGGGKSIFPDDGTKAAFELVSTTASDTGAQVCVYRRATPQ
- a CDS encoding bifunctional helix-turn-helix transcriptional regulator/GNAT family N-acetyltransferase — its product is MTVQDIRSFNRFYTHLIGALDYGRHLYAPYTLTESRVLYELAHSPRTDAADLRVELHLDAGYLSRILNRFEQDGLIERTPSERDTRRRRITLTARGRETAGLLDERAHRAVEELLATVPPMERGRLAEALRTVRTVLGGDRTPGPGDVVLREPGPGDLGWIVQRNAALYAAEYGWNSDYEGLVARIVADFAQGHDPRLERVWIAELDGRPVGCVMCVRDEAPATARLRLLLVEPDARGLGIGDRLVRSVVDFARGAGHRELVLWTNDVLTAARRLYQRHGFALVAERPHRSFGRDLVGQDWRLELRPRPE
- a CDS encoding S28 family serine protease; its protein translation is MRKALRWLLALTVFIGTLSTAGAATAAQPEATDIKDRLLSIPGMSLIEEKPYPGYRFFVLNYTQPVDHRAPAKGTFQQRITVLHKDVSRPTVFHTSGYNVSTNPSRREPTQIVDGNQVSMEYRFFTPSRPSPADWTKLDIWQAASDQHRIFTALKPLYTKNWISTGGSKGGMTATYYERFYPRDMDGVVAYVAPNDVVNNEDSAYDRFFATVGTQECRDRLNGVQREALVRREPLEARYQAYAAENGYTFDTVGSLDKAYEATVLDYVWGFWQYGLLSDCDTIPADAKDATDEEIWNSIDTVAGFSFYTDQGLAPYTPYYYQAGTQLGAPTIVFPHIEKQYIRYGYLPPRYFVPRSIPMKFQPSAMKDVDVWVRNNARHMLFVYGENDPWGAEPFRLGKGARDSYVFTAPGANHGANVAGLPEQQKALATAKILTWAGVASTAVADDPAAARPLAEYDARLDKRGAERTLRP
- a CDS encoding glycoside hydrolase family 3 protein, whose protein sequence is MHHASTPSAGNTSATPSRRTVLAATAGVTAALTIGQGSAHADDDRRLRGLISRMSLEEKVGQLFVSRVYGHSATAPDQADIDANLRELGVRTAAELLAKYRLGGIIYFAWAHNTRAPHQIADLSNGIQKASLDLPRGLPVLISTDQEHGIVARVGKPATLFPGAMAVGAGGSRADARTLGRIAGEELRAMGIRQDYAPVADVNVNPANPVIGVRSFGSDPDAVAGLVAAEVAGYQRSKVAATAKHFPGHGDTEVDSHYGFPVIEHTREQWGTIDAPPFRAAIKAGIDSIMTAHIMVPALDASGDPATLSRPILTGILREELGYDGVVVTDSLGMEGVRTKYGDDRVPVLALKAGVDQLLNPPKLDVAWNAVLKAVQDGELTEERLDESILRVLRLKSKLGLFAEPYVSARGVDRAVGTEAHLAAADRVAERTTTLLVNEGGLLPLSPREHPRLLVVGADPASPSGTTGPPTGVLAAALTELGFTATALSTGTAPSAATVDRAVAAAQDADAVVVGTYNVTATSSQKTLVERLLATGKPVVAVAVRNPYDVAQLPGVRGYLASYSWTDVELRAAARVIAGQVRPRGKLPVPVQRADDPARVLYPLGHGLSY
- a CDS encoding sugar phosphate isomerase/epimerase family protein, producing the protein MKLAFSTLGVPGLPLPDVLRLATEHGYHGVELRAHPEEPVHPGIGAAERADVAAEFKASGVELLGVAGYTRVAAPGDDEPVLAELRALIDLAGDLGAPYVRVFPGGTAEQEAGEADAIAARRLGTAAEYAGDADVRILLETHDSHRTGADAMRVLGLVGHRRVGALWDLMHTWLGGEQPSETYAALSPYLGYVQVKDIASADDRAPLPLGAGVLPLAETVELLSRHGWDGWLCWEYEKRWYEDAVPLPDLLGAGRDHLARLLNDSA